One window of uncultured Methanoregula sp. genomic DNA carries:
- a CDS encoding AI-2E family transporter, protein MIMFPAELSRIERALLAIALVFFIIIAVKTMTFVVTIFLTSVFITLLALPSVDWLKKKGLSDIVAVAIITVVACLVILAFILLTVLSVNTLISDIPLYQKELDMRLSGITSLLQTIGITSDKLTLPSLNLESIISLGVSSVMGITDAIIFLFFVAVTTFFLLLEAPHLSARFGKLGGKNAGTIKQVSRMAGYVMDFIVVRTETNFIHGVLFGGFLSIMGVHAAVLWGILTFLLGYIPYIGLIIAAVPAIFFAWLQFGVWGAVAVIAAICVLNLVVENPVYSFLAAKKFEIPALIVITSVIFWGWLFGLIGMLFAIPITLVLFLVFQLFEECRWINRVLGVSHLFEDEQESPAAPEHRDEGPPPDQIT, encoded by the coding sequence ATGATCATGTTTCCCGCAGAACTGTCGCGGATCGAGCGAGCGCTCCTGGCAATCGCACTTGTTTTTTTCATCATCATTGCCGTGAAGACGATGACGTTTGTGGTCACGATCTTCCTGACGTCTGTCTTTATCACGCTGCTCGCACTCCCAAGTGTGGACTGGCTCAAGAAAAAGGGACTCTCCGATATCGTTGCAGTCGCGATCATCACGGTCGTGGCATGCCTGGTGATTCTCGCATTTATCCTGCTGACCGTCCTGTCGGTCAATACCCTTATTTCCGATATCCCGTTATACCAGAAAGAGCTCGACATGAGGCTTTCAGGGATAACCAGCCTCCTCCAGACGATCGGTATCACCAGCGACAAGCTCACGTTACCCTCATTAAACCTTGAGAGTATCATCTCGCTGGGGGTTTCCTCGGTCATGGGCATAACCGATGCCATCATCTTCCTCTTCTTTGTGGCAGTAACAACGTTCTTCCTGCTGCTTGAAGCCCCGCACCTGAGCGCCCGGTTCGGGAAGCTTGGCGGGAAAAACGCCGGGACGATAAAGCAGGTCTCGCGCATGGCAGGGTACGTCATGGATTTCATCGTGGTGAGGACGGAAACCAATTTTATTCACGGCGTGCTTTTCGGGGGATTTCTCAGCATCATGGGCGTGCATGCAGCAGTCCTGTGGGGGATCCTGACATTCCTCCTCGGGTATATCCCGTATATCGGCCTCATCATAGCGGCAGTTCCGGCGATCTTTTTCGCATGGCTCCAGTTCGGCGTGTGGGGAGCAGTTGCCGTTATTGCCGCGATCTGCGTGCTGAACCTTGTTGTCGAAAACCCGGTCTATTCATTCCTTGCAGCGAAGAAATTTGAGATCCCGGCCCTCATTGTCATCACTTCCGTGATCTTCTGGGGATGGCTCTTCGGCCTGATCGGCATGCTCTTTGCTATCCCCATCACCCTCGTGCTGTTCCTCGTATTCCAGCTCTTTGAAGAATGCCGCTGGATCAACCGTGTGCTGGGGGTCAGCCACCTCTTCGAGGACGAACAGGAAAGCCCGGCGGCTCCCGAACACCGGGACGAAGGACCGCCACCGGATCAGATCACTTGA
- a CDS encoding response regulator: MISALVVDADPARSSYISDICENTGSFKIHLAESGEAAQVWLFTNNADVIVSDSRMPGMSGIELLRSLREQNIRVPFIFFTDDDSDVVKNEAYQNDAYGFITRRGTEKKPFMDLMRLMYWAAGYQDREE; the protein is encoded by the coding sequence ATGATCTCAGCCCTGGTTGTTGATGCGGATCCGGCCCGGAGCTCCTATATATCCGACATTTGCGAGAATACCGGTTCATTTAAAATCCACCTGGCCGAATCCGGTGAAGCAGCGCAGGTCTGGCTCTTTACCAACAACGCCGACGTCATCGTATCGGATTCCCGTATGCCCGGGATGAGCGGAATCGAGCTGCTGCGGTCGCTGCGGGAACAGAACATCCGGGTCCCGTTCATCTTTTTTACCGATGACGATTCGGATGTGGTGAAAAACGAGGCCTACCAGAACGATGCCTACGGGTTCATCACGAGAAGAGGTACCGAGAAAAAACCGTTTATGGACCTCATGAGACTGATGTACTGGGCCGCAGGTTACCAGGATCGGGAAGAGTGA